A stretch of Natronococcus sp. CG52 DNA encodes these proteins:
- a CDS encoding iron-containing alcohol dehydrogenase family protein, translating into MSPSDSSDRLASFRFEYHPATIRFGAGCVGDLSAELERRGLERALVVCGSTVGSTPEVIEPVRDGLGDRLAGVFDKTTPDKRLETALDGLDRLEDEGADVLVSLGGGSSLDVAKVVSILAASDRPRRDVADEFAETGTITVPDEGLVPIVAIPTTLAGADLSTGAGISASPESGLVDDEISGGVGGTDLMPTAAVYDPELVATTPDSILAGSAMNGFDKGTETIYAANATPVTDATARHGLEKFEDGLRAFGRGDRDVETFETLLEGLILVQYGIARTDGTTLSVVHAFGHGLRDAYGLQQGVAHAVVVPHVLRYLFEQEGVDARAGLLADALGVGEAADRGAAVVDAVAELRDELGLPFRLRDLEPVEDDDFTDVAEAILADGFMTNAPPGLEPTVEEIEGVLEEAW; encoded by the coding sequence ATGTCTCCGTCCGATTCGAGCGACCGCCTCGCGTCGTTCCGATTCGAGTACCACCCGGCGACGATCAGGTTCGGCGCGGGCTGCGTCGGCGACCTCTCCGCCGAACTCGAGCGACGCGGGCTCGAGCGCGCCCTGGTGGTCTGCGGCTCCACGGTCGGGAGCACGCCCGAGGTGATCGAGCCGGTCAGGGACGGCCTCGGTGACCGGCTGGCCGGCGTCTTCGACAAGACGACGCCCGACAAACGGCTCGAGACCGCGCTCGACGGCCTCGACCGACTCGAGGACGAAGGGGCAGACGTCCTCGTCAGTCTCGGTGGCGGGAGCAGCCTCGACGTCGCGAAGGTCGTCAGTATCCTCGCCGCCAGCGACCGGCCGCGCAGGGACGTCGCCGACGAATTCGCCGAGACGGGGACGATCACCGTCCCCGACGAAGGACTGGTGCCGATCGTCGCGATTCCGACGACGCTCGCCGGCGCCGATCTCTCGACCGGCGCGGGTATCAGCGCGTCTCCCGAGTCGGGGCTGGTTGACGACGAGATCAGCGGCGGGGTCGGGGGTACAGACCTGATGCCGACGGCGGCCGTTTACGACCCCGAACTGGTTGCGACGACGCCCGACTCGATTCTCGCGGGTTCGGCGATGAACGGCTTCGACAAGGGGACCGAGACGATCTACGCCGCCAACGCCACGCCGGTGACGGACGCGACGGCCAGACACGGCCTCGAGAAGTTCGAGGACGGCCTCCGGGCGTTCGGTCGGGGCGACCGCGACGTCGAGACGTTCGAGACGCTGCTCGAGGGGCTAATCCTCGTCCAGTACGGGATCGCGCGAACCGACGGAACGACGCTCTCGGTCGTTCACGCCTTCGGCCACGGGCTGCGGGACGCCTACGGCCTCCAGCAGGGCGTCGCCCACGCCGTCGTCGTGCCCCACGTCCTCCGCTATCTCTTCGAGCAGGAGGGCGTCGACGCCCGGGCGGGGCTGCTCGCGGACGCGCTCGGCGTCGGCGAGGCCGCCGACCGCGGCGCCGCGGTCGTCGACGCGGTCGCGGAGCTGCGGGACGAACTCGGGCTCCCGTTCCGCTTGCGGGACCTCGAGCCCGTCGAGGACGACGACTTCACCGACGTCGCGGAGGCGATCCTGGCGGACGGCTTCATGACGAACGCGCCGCCGGGGCTCGAGCCGACGGTCGAGGAGATCGAAGGCGTGCTCGAGGAAGCCTGGTAG
- a CDS encoding 2-dehydropantoate 2-reductase, translated as MKFAVFGAGGVGGYLGGRLADAGHDVHLVARGDHLDALRSDGLRVESVAGDTTVDPPATDDPTDIGACDYVLFCVKSHDTRDAAAGLAPLIGADTAVVSFQNGVDNESWLAEEIGADRVVGGVAYIFSTIAEPGTVEHTGGPARFVYGELDGRRTDRIEALDDALSAGKGIDAVLADDVDAERWRKFAFICAQAGMTAATRVPLGELRETEASWTMYRRIVEEVCAVARAEGVDLSEDTVDEWLAFASDLDPEMTSSLHYDLTHGKRLELDALHGSVVRHASDVGVDVPMNEAVHAILRPWAVRNER; from the coding sequence ATGAAATTCGCCGTATTCGGTGCCGGTGGCGTCGGCGGCTACCTCGGCGGTCGCCTCGCCGACGCGGGCCACGACGTCCATCTCGTCGCGAGGGGAGACCACCTCGACGCGCTCCGGTCCGACGGGCTGCGCGTCGAGAGCGTCGCCGGCGACACGACGGTCGATCCGCCGGCGACCGACGATCCGACCGATATCGGCGCGTGCGACTACGTGCTGTTCTGCGTGAAGTCGCACGATACGCGGGACGCCGCCGCGGGCCTCGCACCGCTGATCGGCGCGGACACCGCCGTCGTCTCCTTCCAGAACGGGGTCGACAACGAGAGCTGGCTCGCCGAGGAGATCGGCGCGGACCGCGTCGTCGGCGGCGTGGCGTACATCTTCTCGACTATCGCCGAGCCGGGCACCGTCGAGCACACCGGCGGTCCGGCCCGGTTCGTCTACGGTGAACTCGACGGTCGACGAACGGACCGGATCGAGGCGCTCGACGACGCGCTGTCGGCCGGCAAGGGGATCGACGCGGTCCTCGCGGACGACGTCGACGCCGAGCGCTGGCGGAAGTTCGCGTTCATCTGCGCGCAGGCGGGGATGACCGCCGCGACGAGAGTGCCGCTCGGCGAACTCCGCGAGACCGAGGCGTCCTGGACGATGTACCGCCGCATCGTGGAGGAAGTCTGCGCCGTCGCGCGTGCGGAAGGCGTCGACCTCTCCGAGGACACCGTCGACGAGTGGCTCGCGTTCGCGTCCGATCTCGACCCGGAGATGACCTCCTCGCTCCACTACGACCTGACCCACGGCAAGCGACTGGAACTGGACGCGCTCCACGGCTCCGTCGTTCGACACGCGAGCGACGTCGGCGTCGACGTCCCGATGAACGAGGCCGTCCACGCGATCCTGCGCCCCTGGGCCGTGCGAAACGAGCGGTAG
- a CDS encoding ring-cleaving dioxygenase, which yields MAPDTPGLHHVTAIAGDPQRNADFYVGTLGLRFVKKTVNHDDTGTYHFYFGDEEGTPGTNITFFPWADSGRSGQFGAGQTKTTAYRVPADSVDYWLERLESNGIDVEREERFGETVLRFSDPDGIGLELIAADGESDATPWDGSPVPTDHQLLGFHSVTLAVDSFDATAGVLTDVLGYELEAEAENRRRYRSASGGPGSVVDLIESDAGRGQMGVGTVHHVAFEAESVEEQREWREAFADHGLSPTEVIDRKYFRSIYVREPGGVLFEMATMEPGFTADEDVEELGSRLTLPEWLEDERERIEAQLPPFEGPSVESGGD from the coding sequence ATGGCACCTGACACACCCGGACTCCACCACGTGACGGCGATCGCCGGCGATCCGCAGCGGAACGCCGACTTCTACGTCGGCACGCTCGGACTCCGCTTCGTCAAGAAGACGGTCAACCACGATGACACAGGGACGTACCACTTCTACTTCGGCGACGAGGAGGGGACGCCCGGAACGAACATCACCTTCTTCCCGTGGGCCGACAGCGGTCGTTCCGGACAGTTCGGCGCGGGACAGACGAAGACTACGGCCTATCGCGTGCCGGCCGACTCGGTCGACTACTGGCTCGAGCGACTCGAGTCGAACGGGATCGACGTCGAGCGCGAGGAGCGCTTCGGCGAGACCGTCCTCCGCTTTTCGGATCCGGACGGAATCGGGCTCGAACTGATCGCAGCCGACGGCGAGTCGGACGCGACGCCGTGGGACGGGAGCCCGGTCCCGACCGATCACCAGCTCCTCGGGTTCCACAGCGTGACGCTCGCGGTCGACTCGTTCGATGCAACGGCCGGCGTGCTGACCGACGTTCTCGGCTACGAACTCGAGGCCGAGGCCGAGAACCGTCGGCGGTACCGGAGCGCGAGCGGCGGTCCCGGCTCGGTCGTCGACCTGATCGAGAGCGACGCCGGGCGCGGGCAGATGGGCGTCGGAACGGTCCACCACGTCGCGTTCGAGGCCGAGAGCGTCGAGGAACAGCGGGAGTGGCGCGAGGCCTTCGCCGACCACGGACTCTCGCCGACGGAGGTGATCGACCGAAAGTACTTCCGGTCAATCTACGTGCGCGAACCCGGCGGCGTCCTCTTCGAGATGGCGACGATGGAACCGGGATTCACGGCCGACGAAGACGTCGAGGAGCTGGGCTCGCGGCTCACGCTGCCGGAGTGGCTCGAGGACGAGCGCGAGCGGATCGAAGCGCAGTTGCCGCCGTTCGAGGGGCCGAGCGTCGAGTCGGGCGGCGACTGA